In Syntrophus gentianae, a single window of DNA contains:
- a CDS encoding type II toxin-antitoxin system Phd/YefM family antitoxin: MNIINDIKPVTYLKSKAADLLNQINETHRPVIITQNGEPRAVLQDPESYENMRNAIGILKLISQGEADIRCGRTKRQERVFKEIEDSLNESLNE; this comes from the coding sequence ATGAATATAATAAACGACATCAAACCAGTCACTTATCTAAAATCCAAGGCTGCAGATTTACTCAATCAAATCAATGAAACACATCGACCTGTGATTATCACCCAAAATGGAGAGCCGCGTGCTGTTTTGCAAGATCCTGAGAGTTATGAAAACATGCGTAATGCCATCGGCATATTGAAACTTATTTCACAGGGAGAGGCTGACATTCGATGTGGACGAACGAAACGACAAGAACGCGTATTCAAAGAAATCGAAGACTCCTTGAATGAAAGTCTAAATGAATAA
- a CDS encoding Gfo/Idh/MocA family protein produces the protein MGRIRVGVVGIGHLGNYHLQKYSKIEDVEIVGASDSLSERARKAAEQFGCEALTDHRQLLGRVDAVSIAVPTGAHYPVARDFLESGAHVLLEKPITETLEQADDLVSLAEKKRLVFQIGFVERFNPAIVALEGVMQKPVFIEAHRLHPFFERGTDVDVVLDLMVHDLDLILHFVQSPVTQVDAVGVSVLSDKIDIANARLTFASGCVANVTASRVTAKTMQKIRFFETSGYHSADCAKREVSSLRKKQSPDGNIEIVANPLNIPQHDPLGAEIQSFVQAIRTGMPPPVDGKEGRQSLEVALTIVERIEAARQNL, from the coding sequence ATGGGCAGAATACGGGTGGGGGTTGTCGGGATTGGACACCTGGGCAACTATCATTTACAGAAATATTCCAAAATCGAAGACGTCGAAATCGTCGGGGCGTCCGACAGTCTGTCTGAGCGTGCCCGGAAGGCGGCGGAACAATTCGGCTGCGAGGCCCTGACCGATCATCGCCAACTCCTGGGACGTGTGGATGCCGTAAGCATTGCCGTGCCAACGGGAGCGCATTACCCGGTGGCCCGCGATTTTCTCGAATCCGGGGCTCATGTTCTGCTGGAAAAACCGATTACGGAAACCCTGGAGCAGGCCGACGATCTGGTTTCCCTGGCTGAGAAAAAGCGGCTCGTCTTTCAGATCGGCTTTGTGGAGCGGTTCAATCCGGCCATTGTCGCGCTGGAAGGCGTGATGCAAAAGCCGGTCTTTATCGAGGCCCACCGGCTTCATCCTTTTTTCGAGCGGGGGACCGATGTCGATGTGGTTCTTGATCTCATGGTTCACGACCTGGATCTGATTCTTCATTTTGTCCAGTCGCCGGTGACGCAAGTCGATGCCGTTGGCGTTTCCGTTCTTTCCGATAAGATTGATATTGCCAATGCCCGTCTGACCTTCGCCAGTGGATGCGTGGCGAATGTGACCGCCAGCAGGGTAACGGCCAAAACCATGCAGAAGATCCGGTTCTTTGAAACGAGTGGTTATCATTCCGCCGACTGTGCCAAACGTGAGGTCTCATCTCTGCGAAAGAAACAATCTCCGGACGGAAACATCGAAATTGTTGCGAATCCGTTGAATATCCCGCAGCATGATCCCCTCGGAGCCGAAATCCAGTCCTTTGTTCAAGCTATCCGAACCGGCATGCCGCCACCCGTAGATGGGAAGGAAGGCCGCCAATCCCTTGAAGTGGCTTTGACCATCGTAGAACGCATTGAAGCGGCCCGGCAAAACCTCTGA
- the lpxB gene encoding lipid-A-disaccharide synthase encodes MNSKRILIVAGEASGDLHGASLVRAMARKEPALSFYGVGGGHMKDAGVDLWADAGEMAVVGLTEVLSKLRVVLSIMGRLKKSMRLQKPDLVILIDYPDFNLPLARSAKKSGIPVFYYISPQVWAWRKGRIKTLSRVVDRMAVILPFEEPLYRQSGVNVSFVGHPLLDVVSVSSSRGKTLRRFGLREDLTTVALLPGSRKGEVTRLLPDMLRAARIIAEKVPPVQFLLPLADTLDEAWMKARIAETDSSPEISLIRGATYDAVAAADVAVVVSGTATLETALLGTPLVVIYKVSALSYLIGRMLISVDYIGLVNIVAGKSVAPELIQHEANPERIAAEVLAILSDPDRRKAIKAEFLQLREKLGKPGAAGRAADLALTLL; translated from the coding sequence TTGAATTCAAAACGCATCCTTATTGTGGCGGGAGAAGCATCGGGAGACCTTCACGGGGCTTCTCTTGTTCGGGCTATGGCGCGGAAAGAACCGGCGCTTTCCTTTTACGGAGTCGGAGGCGGCCACATGAAGGACGCCGGCGTGGACTTGTGGGCCGATGCGGGTGAAATGGCCGTCGTCGGGTTGACTGAAGTCTTATCAAAGCTGCGGGTTGTTCTCTCCATCATGGGTCGACTGAAAAAGTCCATGCGACTCCAAAAACCTGATCTCGTCATCCTCATCGATTATCCGGACTTCAATCTTCCCCTTGCTCGATCCGCTAAGAAAAGCGGCATTCCGGTGTTTTATTATATTTCTCCCCAGGTATGGGCCTGGCGGAAGGGAAGGATCAAAACGCTCAGCAGGGTTGTTGACCGCATGGCGGTCATCCTTCCCTTTGAGGAGCCGCTTTATCGGCAATCGGGCGTGAATGTTTCTTTTGTTGGGCATCCCCTGCTGGATGTGGTTTCAGTCAGTTCTTCGCGGGGGAAAACCCTGAGACGATTCGGATTGCGGGAAGACTTGACAACCGTTGCCCTGCTGCCGGGAAGCCGGAAAGGAGAAGTCACCCGGCTGCTCCCGGACATGTTGAGGGCGGCGCGGATTATCGCGGAGAAGGTCCCCCCCGTGCAGTTTCTCCTGCCTCTGGCCGATACGTTGGACGAGGCCTGGATGAAGGCCCGGATTGCAGAGACGGATTCGTCGCCGGAGATTTCCCTGATCCGCGGAGCGACTTATGACGCCGTGGCTGCGGCTGATGTGGCCGTGGTGGTTTCCGGAACGGCCACCCTGGAAACGGCGCTTCTGGGAACGCCCCTGGTCGTCATTTACAAAGTTTCCGCCCTTTCCTATCTGATTGGGCGGATGCTGATTTCCGTGGATTATATCGGCCTGGTGAACATCGTGGCCGGAAAGTCCGTGGCCCCGGAGCTGATTCAGCACGAAGCCAATCCGGAACGGATCGCAGCGGAAGTCCTGGCAATCCTGAGCGATCCCGACCGGCGAAAGGCAATCAAGGCGGAGTTTTTGCAGCTACGGGAAAAACTCGGCAAGCCGGGGGCGGCGGGGCGGGCAGCCGACCTGGCCTTGACCCTTCTGTAA
- the msbA gene encoding lipid A export permease/ATP-binding protein MsbA, with product MDIFKRLLKLTRPHIPRFALAMVCMLIVGALTSALAFLVKPALDDIFLKKNAEMLKWIPLAVILIYIVKGSCSYFQTILMNFIGQRIVADLRYRLYEQIQKQSLNFFAKHHTGELMSRITNDVTSIQHAVAEAVTSILKDSFTLLSLVFVIFYRDWQLATIAMFVFPLTIYPVAKFGEKMRKNATKTQVTMAGLTTLLQETISGTRIVKAFCMEAYENMRFAKENEKLMRLALKSVSINAISSPFMEFLGGIGIAAIIFYGGYQVIHGTSTPGTFFSFLTALIMLYEPVKRLTNVNNTVQKGIAGAERVYRILDLVPEILDRENAVDLPRIAEEIEIRNVSFAYNETPVLRNISLTIRAGEVVAFVGMSGGGKTTLVNLIPRFYDVSTGQILIDGQDIRDVSLLSLRRQIGIVTQQTILFNDTVRNNISYGSRESSDEELFEAAKAANAHEFIKNLPEGYDTVIGEQGTKLSGGERQRISIARALLKNAPILILDEATSSLDTEAEMEVQEALERLMKGRTTLVIAHRLSTIRNADRIVVLVKGEIVEEGSHEALLARQGEYYKLHQLQFKENKVGEGIGLK from the coding sequence ATGGATATCTTTAAACGCCTTTTAAAACTGACCAGACCCCACATCCCGCGGTTTGCGCTCGCCATGGTCTGCATGCTGATCGTGGGTGCTCTTACCTCGGCTCTGGCCTTTCTCGTCAAGCCCGCCCTGGATGACATCTTTCTCAAAAAAAATGCGGAAATGCTCAAGTGGATCCCTCTGGCGGTCATTCTGATCTACATCGTCAAGGGATCGTGCAGTTATTTCCAGACCATTCTCATGAACTTCATCGGGCAGCGCATCGTTGCCGATCTGCGGTACCGGCTGTATGAACAGATCCAGAAACAGTCTCTGAATTTTTTCGCGAAGCATCATACCGGCGAGCTCATGTCCCGGATCACGAACGATGTGACCTCCATTCAGCACGCCGTTGCCGAGGCAGTGACCAGCATCCTGAAGGACTCCTTTACCCTGCTCTCTCTGGTATTCGTCATTTTCTACCGGGACTGGCAGCTGGCCACCATCGCCATGTTCGTTTTCCCCCTGACGATCTATCCCGTCGCCAAATTTGGCGAGAAGATGAGAAAAAATGCCACGAAAACCCAGGTCACCATGGCCGGTCTGACCACCCTGCTCCAGGAAACCATTTCCGGTACGCGCATTGTCAAGGCCTTCTGTATGGAAGCCTATGAGAATATGCGTTTTGCCAAGGAAAACGAGAAACTGATGCGCCTGGCGTTGAAGTCCGTTTCCATCAATGCGATATCGAGCCCCTTTATGGAATTTCTCGGGGGAATCGGCATTGCGGCGATCATTTTTTATGGGGGCTACCAGGTCATTCATGGTACCTCCACGCCGGGAACCTTTTTCTCCTTTCTGACGGCCCTGATCATGCTCTACGAACCGGTCAAGCGACTGACGAACGTCAACAACACGGTTCAAAAGGGCATTGCCGGCGCCGAGCGGGTATATCGCATCCTCGATCTCGTTCCCGAAATCCTTGACCGGGAAAACGCCGTGGACCTCCCCCGGATTGCCGAAGAAATCGAGATCCGCAACGTCTCCTTTGCCTACAATGAGACCCCGGTTCTCCGGAACATCTCGCTGACCATCCGTGCCGGTGAAGTGGTCGCCTTTGTCGGGATGAGCGGCGGCGGCAAGACGACGCTGGTCAATCTGATTCCCCGTTTTTATGATGTTTCAACCGGGCAGATCCTTATTGACGGGCAGGACATCCGCGATGTGTCCCTGTTGTCGCTGCGCCGGCAGATCGGGATCGTGACGCAACAGACCATTCTGTTCAACGATACGGTGAGGAACAATATTTCCTACGGCAGTCGCGAGAGTTCGGACGAGGAACTCTTCGAGGCGGCGAAAGCAGCCAATGCCCATGAATTCATTAAGAATCTCCCTGAGGGATACGATACGGTCATCGGCGAGCAGGGGACCAAGCTCTCCGGCGGAGAGCGGCAGCGCATCTCCATCGCCCGGGCGCTTTTGAAGAATGCCCCCATCCTGATTCTGGATGAGGCTACCTCTTCTCTCGATACCGAGGCGGAAATGGAGGTCCAGGAAGCCCTGGAGCGCCTGATGAAGGGGAGGACAACCCTGGTGATCGCCCACCGTCTCTCCACGATCCGCAACGCCGACCGGATCGTCGTGCTGGTCAAGGGTGAAATTGTGGAAGAGGGTTCTCACGAAGCGCTGCTGGCCCGACAAGGCGAATATTACAAGCTGCATCAGCTGCAATTCAAAGAGAATAAAGTGGGGGAAGGTATTGGCCTGAAGTAG
- a CDS encoding type II toxin-antitoxin system RelE/ParE family toxin, with amino-acid sequence MNKKYKVEWVSVAQVDLKQIINYIAIKSPGNALHVLRKIRQSASSLYTFPERGRIIPELQSHGINVYRELIEGPWRIVYRITDTTVYVLSVIDSRQNVEDILLNRL; translated from the coding sequence ATGAATAAGAAATACAAGGTTGAATGGGTATCTGTTGCACAGGTTGATTTAAAACAGATAATCAACTATATCGCGATTAAAAGCCCAGGCAATGCCTTGCATGTACTCAGGAAAATTAGACAAAGTGCTTCCAGTCTTTATACTTTTCCCGAACGAGGTCGGATCATTCCCGAACTTCAATCTCATGGGATAAATGTCTACCGAGAGTTAATCGAAGGTCCTTGGCGAATTGTCTATAGAATAACCGATACAACAGTCTATGTTTTGTCGGTTATCGATTCGAGGCAAAATGTCGAAGACATCCTCCTGAACAGATTATAA
- the lpxK gene encoding tetraacyldisaccharide 4'-kinase: MNLRDRCRQLWNAPEPHKNGSPFALFLSILSLFYRSGVALRNALYDRGFSKSFRLPCKVISVGNVTVGGTGKTPVVVLLARMLKEHGYRPAVLSRGYGSKGAAPVNIVSDGESILLGPREGGDEPVLIAESVPGIPVLSGPDRYLTGKTALSRLDADVLILDDGFQHRRLFRDLNIVLLDVDRPWGNGFLLPRGPLREPPAGALKRADLLIRTGEGKEGNRGEIPGYFNDVPGSERTLLGSLPVFRGTHQPRALISRHRGQEMEPRDLKGKRICAFAGIGTPERFRKTLESLGAEITAFLSFPDHHRYSPSDLDFLEQEAKKAHAEMIVTTEKDEIKLMSLDLPAMPCYSLRIEMNIDPREDFERLILGMLKKNQAKT; this comes from the coding sequence ATGAATCTTCGCGATCGATGCCGTCAGCTCTGGAATGCCCCGGAGCCTCACAAGAACGGAAGCCCCTTTGCCCTTTTTCTTTCCATCCTGTCCCTTTTCTATCGTTCCGGGGTGGCCCTGCGGAACGCTCTTTATGACCGAGGATTCTCCAAGTCCTTCCGATTGCCCTGCAAGGTGATCAGCGTAGGGAATGTCACCGTGGGAGGCACCGGGAAAACGCCCGTGGTGGTCCTGCTGGCCCGGATGCTCAAGGAACACGGTTATCGTCCGGCCGTTCTGAGCCGGGGGTACGGCAGCAAAGGGGCGGCGCCGGTCAATATCGTCAGCGACGGGGAATCGATTCTGCTGGGACCCCGGGAGGGGGGTGATGAGCCGGTTCTCATTGCCGAAAGTGTCCCGGGAATTCCCGTTCTGAGCGGACCGGACCGTTACCTGACGGGAAAGACCGCCCTTTCGCGTTTGGATGCCGATGTGCTGATCCTCGATGATGGCTTTCAGCATCGCCGTCTGTTTCGAGATCTTAATATCGTGCTGCTGGATGTCGACCGGCCCTGGGGCAACGGTTTTCTTCTGCCGAGAGGGCCGCTGCGCGAACCACCGGCCGGGGCCCTGAAACGGGCGGACCTCCTGATTCGGACGGGGGAAGGAAAAGAGGGGAATCGTGGGGAAATCCCCGGATATTTCAACGACGTCCCGGGGTCAGAAAGAACGTTATTGGGTTCCCTGCCGGTTTTCCGAGGGACGCATCAGCCCCGTGCCCTCATTTCCCGGCATCGGGGGCAGGAAATGGAACCCCGAGATCTCAAGGGGAAGCGAATCTGTGCCTTTGCCGGAATCGGCACCCCGGAGCGCTTCCGCAAAACGCTGGAATCCCTAGGGGCAGAAATTACCGCCTTTCTATCTTTTCCGGATCATCATCGCTATTCTCCCTCCGATCTCGATTTTCTTGAACAAGAAGCGAAAAAAGCCCATGCGGAGATGATCGTGACCACGGAAAAGGATGAGATCAAATTGATGTCTCTGGATTTGCCTGCCATGCCCTGCTATTCTCTCCGTATCGAGATGAACATCGATCCCCGGGAGGACTTTGAACGGTTGATCCTGGGGATGCTGAAGAAAAATCAGGCAAAGACCTGA
- a CDS encoding radical SAM protein, whose translation MPLKVNEIFYSIQGESSFIGMPCVLVRLTGCNLRCSYCDTRYAYEEGTHWDLSGILDRISSYQCRLVEITGGEPLLQEETPALIRNLLDKGYDVLLETNGSLPIRTIDSRCVRIVDIKCPSSGESHRNDYSILDDLTERDEIKFVLGERNDYEFAREILLSRSLAARTLHPPLLSPVPERLDPKLLVQWILDDHLSVRLQLQLHKILWGRDARGV comes from the coding sequence GTGCCCCTGAAGGTCAACGAGATCTTTTACAGCATCCAGGGAGAGTCCTCCTTTATCGGCATGCCCTGCGTTCTGGTACGGTTGACCGGCTGTAATCTCCGCTGCTCCTACTGCGATACCCGCTATGCCTACGAGGAAGGGACCCATTGGGATCTTTCCGGCATACTTGACCGGATTTCATCTTATCAATGCCGACTGGTGGAAATCACGGGAGGGGAACCCCTGCTCCAGGAGGAAACGCCTGCCCTGATTCGGAACCTGTTGGACAAAGGGTATGATGTCCTGCTGGAGACCAATGGATCTCTGCCCATTAGGACGATTGACAGCCGCTGCGTCCGCATCGTGGACATCAAATGCCCCTCGAGCGGCGAAAGCCATAGGAACGATTACAGCATCCTGGACGATCTTACGGAGCGGGACGAAATCAAGTTTGTCCTTGGCGAGCGCAACGATTATGAATTTGCCCGGGAGATTCTCCTTTCCCGGAGCCTGGCCGCGAGAACCCTGCATCCGCCGCTCCTGTCCCCCGTTCCCGAGCGCCTGGATCCGAAATTGCTCGTCCAATGGATTCTCGACGATCATCTTTCGGTCCGCCTCCAGCTTCAGCTCCACAAGATCCTCTGGGGACGGGATGCCCGGGGCGTCTGA
- the queD gene encoding 6-carboxytetrahydropterin synthase QueD, translating into MPGIFEISVEEHFSSAHALRDYPGNCEHLHGHNWAVRVTVECKELNEIGIGIDFREVKESVREALHRLDHINLNELPPFQDINPSSENIARYLYSELSRKLNTETVRVSRVRVSETPTSSATYREI; encoded by the coding sequence ATGCCTGGCATTTTTGAAATAAGCGTTGAAGAACACTTTTCCTCCGCCCATGCGCTGCGGGATTATCCTGGGAACTGTGAACACCTGCATGGCCATAACTGGGCCGTTCGAGTGACCGTCGAATGCAAGGAGTTGAATGAAATCGGGATCGGCATCGACTTCCGGGAAGTGAAGGAGTCGGTTCGAGAGGCGCTGCACCGCCTGGACCATATCAACCTGAACGAACTGCCGCCTTTTCAGGACATCAACCCCTCATCGGAAAACATCGCCCGCTACCTCTATTCGGAACTGAGCCGGAAGCTGAATACGGAAACGGTTCGGGTCTCCCGGGTCCGGGTTTCCGAAACACCGACCAGCAGCGCTACCTACCGGGAGATCTGA
- the queC gene encoding 7-cyano-7-deazaguanine synthase QueC, producing the protein MNEQKKAVVLLSGGLDSATTMAIARAEGYELYALTFQYGQRHAIELEAARRLAAALGAKEHLIVSLDLSIIGGSALTGSLEVPKRDSLEEGEAEGIPVTYVPARNTIFLSYALAWAEVLEIAEIFIGVNAVDYSGYPDCRPEYIAAFETMANLATKACVEGKVRLKIRTPLILLSKADIIRKGMALGVDYGMTHTCYDPLPDGRACGQCDSCHLRLKGFREAGFEDPAFSGR; encoded by the coding sequence ATGAACGAACAGAAAAAGGCCGTTGTCCTGCTCAGCGGCGGGTTGGATTCCGCCACGACGATGGCGATTGCCAGGGCGGAAGGCTATGAACTTTACGCCCTCACCTTCCAATATGGTCAGCGCCATGCCATCGAGCTCGAGGCGGCCCGGCGCCTCGCCGCTGCATTGGGTGCAAAGGAGCACCTGATCGTTTCTCTTGATTTGAGCATCATCGGAGGATCGGCCCTCACCGGATCTCTGGAGGTTCCGAAAAGAGACTCTCTCGAGGAAGGAGAAGCGGAGGGGATTCCCGTAACGTACGTCCCCGCCAGAAACACCATCTTTCTGTCCTATGCCCTGGCATGGGCCGAGGTCCTGGAGATCGCGGAGATCTTTATCGGGGTCAATGCCGTGGATTACAGCGGCTATCCCGACTGCCGTCCCGAATATATCGCGGCCTTCGAAACCATGGCCAATCTCGCCACCAAGGCATGCGTGGAAGGCAAAGTGCGGCTGAAAATCCGCACCCCGCTGATCCTGCTCTCCAAGGCGGACATCATTCGAAAAGGGATGGCCCTGGGCGTGGACTATGGAATGACGCACACCTGCTACGACCCCCTGCCGGATGGAAGGGCCTGCGGCCAATGCGACAGCTGCCATTTGCGCCTGAAGGGATTCCGGGAGGCGGGTTTCGAAGACCCGGCATTTTCGGGAAGGTAA
- a CDS encoding FKBP-type peptidyl-prolyl cis-trans isomerase N-terminal domain-containing protein: protein MKKESAAAALVFFLFTALPAWSADKVVLKTQKDKVSYAIGCNIGNDFKQKSIDINPNAFLQGMTDALAGSPKSLTDKEMAEAMMTLRQELQNRQRESAEKAAAKNKKEGTEFLAKNKLKEGVKVTPSGLQYKVIQEGKGENPKSSDTVTVHYRGTLIDGTEFDSSYRRNEPSTFPLSGVIRGWTEGLQLMKPGGTYELYIPSNLAYGERGAGDTIGPEAVLIFTVELISIKK, encoded by the coding sequence ATGAAGAAGGAATCTGCAGCGGCCGCACTTGTATTTTTTCTGTTCACGGCTTTGCCCGCTTGGTCGGCGGACAAGGTGGTTTTAAAAACCCAGAAGGACAAGGTCAGCTATGCCATCGGCTGCAACATCGGGAATGATTTCAAACAGAAGTCCATCGACATCAACCCGAATGCCTTTTTACAGGGAATGACCGATGCCCTGGCCGGTTCCCCCAAGTCATTGACAGACAAGGAGATGGCTGAGGCCATGATGACTCTCCGACAGGAACTTCAGAACAGGCAAAGGGAATCGGCCGAAAAGGCGGCAGCCAAAAATAAAAAGGAAGGGACGGAATTCCTCGCGAAAAACAAGCTCAAGGAAGGCGTAAAAGTCACGCCGAGCGGACTGCAGTACAAAGTCATTCAGGAAGGCAAAGGCGAAAATCCGAAATCAAGCGATACCGTAACCGTCCACTACCGAGGCACGCTGATCGACGGGACGGAATTCGACAGTTCCTACAGGCGCAACGAACCGTCGACGTTTCCTCTTTCCGGCGTCATCCGGGGATGGACGGAAGGTCTGCAGCTCATGAAGCCGGGAGGAACATATGAGCTTTACATACCCTCCAATCTTGCTTACGGCGAGAGAGGCGCAGGGGATACCATCGGACCGGAGGCGGTCCTGATTTTCACCGTCGAGCTGATTTCAATCAAGAAATAA